The following coding sequences lie in one Apium graveolens cultivar Ventura chromosome 3, ASM990537v1, whole genome shotgun sequence genomic window:
- the LOC141714331 gene encoding uncharacterized protein LOC141714331, whose product MGFDARWIKWMKLCVTSVEYIVSLNGCNIGPIIPSRGLRQGYPLSPYLFILCVEGLSKEIENMAATRRIHGYQISSSALAITHLLFADDNFLFFRATVDEAREIKNLLNLYENMSGQAINYHKSSVFFSSNVRRDKKQEITDILGVANDLSGSHYLGLPSLVGRSKKSVFSFEIERILNGYWWRINASNMRGIRWMAWERMCRSKDRGGLGFRSLGGFNIALLGKHIWNFIRNQNSLVSRVMKARCFPSCHILQARKGDGWSFLWSGIFEAKEELLKGFKWVLGNGESINIFKDPWLRGKQDYYVEDHHSYRHMRIPQNNIPDRVAWVGIKLGSYTAKNGYHCWFDRVNHLTEDELSHGWRRLWRLKIPHKDKYFIWRLCKNNISCCWMLSEVEFDTMLIDDLPKWLLQTLCSSSTEIITSIVTTLWGIWMEINKVVWENKKLEPNIAMSMSNKMVTEWQTTQIRPDIKGPLAN is encoded by the exons ATGGGTTTTGACGCTAGGTGGATCAAGTGGATGAAGCTTTGTGTTACTTCTGTTGAATATATTGTCTCGTTGAATGGCTGTAATATTGGCCCGATTATCCCTAGTAGGGGACTCCGACAAGGTTACCCTCTCTCCCCTTATTTGTTTATTTTATGTGTGGAAGGCTTATCAAAAGAGATTGAAAACATGGCAGCAACAAGAAGAATTCATGGCTATCAAATTTCTTCGAGTGCTCTGGCCATTACTCATCTCTTATTTGCCGACGACAACTTTCTCTTTTTTAGAGCAACAGTTGACGAAGCTCGAGAGATCAAaaatttgttaaacttgtatgAAAACATGTCAGGCCAAGCTATTAATTATCATAAATCAAGTGTTTTCTTCAGTTCAAATGTTAGAAGAGACAAGAAACAAGAGATCACAGACATATTGGGGGTCGCGAATGATTTAAGTGGTAGTCATTATTTGGGTCTACCATCTCTAGTTGGCAGGTCCAAAAAGTCGGTTTTTAGTTTT GAGATTGAGAGGATTCTTAATGGGTACTGGTGGAGAATAAATGCTAGCAACATGAGGGGTATACGTTGGATGGCTTGGGAAAGGATGTGTAGGTCGAAGGATCGAGGAGGTCTTGGATTTAGAAGTCTTGGTGGTTTCAATATTGCACTGTTGGGTAAGCATATCTGGAACTTCATTAGAAACCAAAACTCTCTGGTGTCTAGAGTTATGAAAGCCAGGTGCTTTCCTTCGTGTCACATTTTGCAAGCTAGGAAAGGGGATGGATGGAGTTTTCTATGGAGTGGCATTTTTGAAGCTAAGGAAGAGTTGCTTAAGGGTTTTAAATGGGTATTGGGTAATGGGGAGAGTATTAATATCTTCAAGGATCCATGGCTAAGGGGAAAGCAAGACTATTATGTGGAGGATCATCATTCCTACAGGCAT ATGAGGATTCCTCAAAACAATATTCCTGATAGAGTGGCATGGGTAGGTATAAAGCTTGGCTCCTATACTGCGAAAAATGGGTATCATTGTTGGTTTGACAGAGTTAATCATCTTACGGAGGATGAGTTATCTCATGGTTGGAGGAGATTATGGCGTCTGAAAATTCCGCATAAAGATAAGTACTTTATATGGCGCCTCTGCAAGAATAATATTTCG TGCTGTTGGATGTTGTCCGAGGTGGAATTCGATACAATGTTGATAGATGATTTACCGAAGTGGCTCTTACAAACTCTATGTTCGTCCTCGACTGAGATAATCACTAGTATTGTCACCACTTTATGGGGCATCTGGATGGAAATAAATAAGGTGGTGTGGGAAAATAAAAAGCTAGAGCCCAACATAGCTATGAGTATGAGTAATAAGATGGTAACTGAATGGCAAACAACTCAAATACGGCCTGACATCAAAGGACCATTAGCGAATTAG